In Corynebacterium endometrii, one DNA window encodes the following:
- the rpsK gene encoding 30S ribosomal protein S11: MPPKTRSGARRTGRRVVKKNVAQGHAYIKSTFNNTIVSITDPHGAVISWASSGHVGFKGSRKSTPFAAQMAAESAARKAMEHGMKKVDVFVKGPGSGRETAIRSLQAAGLEVSSISDVTPQPHNGCRPPKRRRV; this comes from the coding sequence ATGCCTCCTAAGACTCGCTCCGGCGCACGTCGTACTGGTCGTCGCGTCGTCAAGAAGAATGTGGCTCAGGGCCACGCATACATCAAGTCCACCTTCAACAACACCATCGTGTCCATCACGGACCCACACGGTGCTGTGATTTCCTGGGCATCCTCCGGCCACGTTGGCTTCAAGGGTTCCCGTAAGTCCACCCCGTTCGCAGCTCAGATGGCTGCTGAGTCCGCTGCCCGCAAGGCAATGGAGCACGGCATGAAGAAGGTAGACGTTTTCGTCAAGGGCCCAGGCTCTGGCCGCGAAACCGCTATCCGTTCTCTCCAGGCTGCCGGCCTGGAGGTATCCTCCATCTCTGACGTGACGCCACAGCCACACAATGGCTGCCGTCCACCGAAGCGTCGCCGCGTATAA
- the eccB gene encoding type VII secretion protein EccB, with protein sequence MPTTKAQVSGHKFLRRRVEHGLVMGDVRMIHDPLAIRRRALTFGAIAVGLISLGSGLLAWLQPNPAPGDAPIVRSAQGQLFVRVEEAYHPVANLASARIIAGEAAEPASIGKEYLDGAQLGSPLGIGDAPGFLAIGSPHAVGAWSACFAGDAAVAEEEEFPTVIGDSGAVAAGETVVTEGLDVATLGEDQAALVESAGTQWMVTAGGRAALPEAETIEGRVMRRTLGITGDTHVWAVPEGVLNAYPELPRLEFPSELPAVLDTNKGAQGLWASVGSGANERVWPLTESQATMLVDMGAELRRLDAATVSSIPTTEPRGNLPSLVPQWVGPNDGWLCATPPTEERLSGEVAGLAQPAGGTVALSGDGVADHFLGLSTGGVGVDTGNGYQVVSATGQRHAVAGVEVLEALGVGRAHRAPWEVIRLLPEGTDLNREEALKVTY encoded by the coding sequence ATGCCAACTACTAAAGCGCAGGTATCGGGGCATAAGTTTCTTCGCCGCCGGGTAGAACATGGCCTGGTGATGGGGGATGTGAGGATGATCCATGATCCCCTGGCCATCCGCAGGCGCGCGCTGACCTTCGGGGCGATTGCCGTGGGGCTAATCAGCCTCGGCTCCGGCCTGCTGGCCTGGTTGCAGCCCAACCCGGCGCCGGGCGACGCGCCGATTGTCCGCAGCGCGCAAGGCCAGCTATTTGTGCGCGTCGAGGAGGCTTACCATCCGGTGGCTAACCTGGCCTCGGCCCGGATTATCGCCGGTGAGGCCGCGGAGCCGGCCTCGATTGGGAAAGAGTATCTGGACGGGGCACAGCTGGGCTCGCCGCTCGGCATTGGGGATGCGCCGGGCTTTTTGGCTATTGGTTCTCCCCACGCTGTGGGCGCATGGTCCGCGTGTTTCGCCGGTGACGCGGCGGTGGCGGAGGAAGAGGAATTCCCCACGGTCATTGGGGATTCCGGGGCGGTAGCAGCCGGGGAGACCGTGGTCACCGAGGGACTGGACGTAGCTACCCTGGGCGAAGACCAGGCTGCCCTGGTTGAGTCCGCGGGTACCCAGTGGATGGTTACCGCAGGGGGCCGTGCCGCACTGCCGGAAGCCGAGACTATCGAGGGCCGGGTGATGCGCAGAACGCTGGGAATCACGGGGGACACTCACGTGTGGGCCGTGCCTGAGGGCGTACTCAACGCCTATCCGGAGCTGCCGAGACTGGAGTTCCCTAGCGAATTGCCCGCGGTGCTAGATACCAATAAAGGCGCCCAAGGGCTGTGGGCGTCGGTGGGCAGCGGTGCGAATGAGCGCGTGTGGCCGCTGACTGAATCCCAGGCTACCATGCTGGTTGACATGGGCGCGGAGCTAAGGCGCCTAGACGCGGCCACGGTGTCCTCGATCCCCACCACCGAGCCTCGCGGAAACCTGCCGTCCCTAGTACCGCAGTGGGTTGGGCCTAACGATGGGTGGCTGTGCGCCACCCCACCAACCGAAGAACGCCTTTCCGGCGAGGTTGCAGGCCTGGCCCAGCCCGCGGGCGGCACGGTAGCCCTGTCCGGCGATGGAGTTGCGGATCACTTCCTGGGACTATCCACCGGCGGGGTGGGAGTGGATACGGGCAACGGCTACCAGGTGGTTTCTGCCACGGGGCAGCGTCATGCGGTAGCGGGGGTGGAAGTCCTAGAGGCGCTGGGAGTGGGGCGGGCGCACCGAGCCCCATGGGAGGTAATCCGGCTGCTTCCGGAGGGCACCGACCTTAACCGCGAGGAAGCGCTCAAGGTGACCTACTAA
- a CDS encoding DNA-directed RNA polymerase subunit alpha: MLISQRPQLTEEFIDSSRSRFVIEPLEPGFGYTLGNSLRRTLLSSIPGAAVTSIKIDRVLHEFTTIAGVKEDVSEIILNIKGLVLSSDSDEPVVMYLSKEGPGAVTAGDIQPPAGVEIHNPDLHIATLNETANLDMELVVERGRGYVPAATTSGDIGRIPVDQIYSPVLKVSYKVEATRVEQRTDFDKLIIDVETKNSISARDALASAGGTLVELFGLARELNTQAEGIEIGPSPQETEYIAAYGMPIEDLNFSVRSYNCLKRQEIHTVGELAECTESDLLDIRNFGQKSINEVKIKLANLGLALKDTPEDFDPTQLEGYDAETGDFKDPAAEDNE; this comes from the coding sequence ATGCTCATTTCTCAGCGCCCTCAGCTCACCGAGGAGTTCATCGATTCTTCCCGTTCCCGGTTCGTCATCGAGCCGCTGGAGCCAGGTTTCGGTTACACCCTCGGCAACTCCCTGCGTCGCACCCTGCTGTCCTCCATTCCTGGTGCAGCGGTTACCTCCATCAAGATCGACCGTGTTCTCCACGAGTTCACCACGATTGCCGGTGTGAAGGAAGACGTTTCTGAGATCATTCTCAACATCAAGGGTTTGGTACTTTCCTCCGACTCTGACGAGCCGGTTGTTATGTACCTGAGCAAGGAAGGCCCTGGTGCGGTGACTGCAGGCGACATTCAGCCGCCCGCAGGCGTTGAGATCCACAACCCGGATCTGCACATCGCTACCCTGAATGAGACCGCGAACTTGGATATGGAGCTCGTTGTGGAGCGCGGCCGCGGCTACGTCCCTGCGGCGACCACCTCTGGTGATATCGGACGCATCCCGGTTGACCAGATTTACTCCCCGGTTCTGAAGGTTTCCTACAAGGTCGAAGCTACTCGTGTCGAGCAGCGCACCGACTTTGACAAGCTGATCATTGACGTTGAGACCAAGAACTCGATTTCCGCACGCGACGCGCTGGCATCTGCCGGCGGCACCCTGGTTGAGCTGTTCGGCCTGGCGCGCGAGCTGAACACCCAGGCCGAAGGCATTGAGATCGGTCCATCCCCACAGGAGACCGAGTACATCGCTGCTTACGGCATGCCAATCGAGGACCTGAACTTCTCCGTTCGTTCTTACAACTGCCTGAAGCGTCAGGAGATCCACACGGTCGGTGAGCTCGCAGAGTGCACCGAGTCCGATCTGCTGGATATCCGCAACTTCGGACAGAAGTCCATCAATGAGGTAAAGATCAAGCTGGCCAACCTGGGCCTGGCCCTCAAGGACACCCCTGAGGACTTTGACCCAACCCAGCTCGAGGGTTATGACGCTGAGACCGGTGACTTCAAGGATCCGGCCGCAGAGGACAACGAGTAA
- the rpsM gene encoding 30S ribosomal protein S13, whose protein sequence is MARLAGVDLPRNKRMEVALTYIYGIGPARAAELLEKTGISPDLRTDDLSDDQVAALRDVIEATWKVEGDLRRQVQADIRRKIEIGCYQGIRHRRGLPVRGQRTKTNARTRKGPKKTIAGKKK, encoded by the coding sequence ATGGCACGTCTTGCTGGTGTTGACCTCCCACGCAACAAGCGTATGGAGGTAGCACTTACCTACATTTACGGCATCGGCCCAGCCCGTGCCGCCGAGCTTCTTGAGAAGACCGGCATCTCTCCAGACCTGCGTACCGATGACCTGTCTGATGACCAGGTTGCGGCACTGCGTGACGTGATCGAAGCTACCTGGAAGGTAGAGGGTGACCTCCGCCGCCAGGTCCAGGCTGACATCCGCCGCAAGATCGAGATTGGCTGCTACCAGGGCATTCGCCACCGTCGTGGCCTGCCAGTTCGTGGCCAGCGCACCAAGACCAACGCTCGTACGCGTAAGGGTCCTAAGAAGACCATCGCAGGAAAGAAGAAGTAA
- the infA gene encoding translation initiation factor IF-1, with amino-acid sequence MAKEGAIEVEGRIIEPLPNAMFRVELDNGHKVLAHISGKMRQHYIRILPEDRVVVELSPYDLTRGRIVYRYK; translated from the coding sequence ATGGCTAAGGAAGGCGCAATCGAGGTAGAGGGTCGCATCATCGAACCGCTGCCAAATGCAATGTTCCGCGTCGAGCTGGATAACGGCCACAAGGTTTTGGCACACATTTCCGGCAAGATGCGTCAGCACTACATCCGTATTCTCCCAGAGGATCGCGTTGTTGTAGAGCTGTCTCCTTATGACCTGACTCGCGGACGCATCGTCTACCGCTACAAGTAA
- the truA gene encoding tRNA pseudouridine(38-40) synthase TruA, translating into MHELVRLRLDVAYDGTDFHGWAKQNPIDGVPVRTVEGTLTEKLAMIARYPVELTVAGRTDAGVHASGQVAHVDVPKAMFAERSIAGDPSRLVRRLAKLLPSDVTVTAASFAPVGFDARFSALRRHYVYRITTAPQGALPVRARDTATWTRPVDLDAMQEAASALVGLNDFAAFCRAKPHATTIRDLQSFTWRDASTDKEPQLYEAHVTADAFCWSMVRSLVGCCLAVGEGKRDVDFAAALLKESQRSSKIPVAAAGGLSLVGVDYPADDELAARAEATRGRRDELQV; encoded by the coding sequence ATGCACGAACTGGTTCGCCTCCGTTTAGACGTTGCCTATGACGGCACTGATTTCCATGGATGGGCTAAGCAAAATCCCATTGATGGGGTCCCGGTTCGCACCGTTGAGGGCACGTTGACCGAAAAGTTGGCCATGATTGCCCGCTATCCAGTGGAGCTGACGGTGGCGGGCCGCACGGACGCGGGCGTGCACGCATCCGGCCAGGTCGCACACGTAGACGTGCCAAAGGCCATGTTCGCCGAGCGCTCCATCGCCGGTGACCCGTCGCGCCTAGTGCGGCGCCTTGCAAAGCTCCTCCCATCCGACGTCACCGTCACCGCCGCCTCCTTCGCCCCCGTTGGCTTCGATGCGCGTTTTTCCGCGCTGCGCAGGCATTACGTCTACCGCATCACCACCGCCCCGCAGGGGGCGTTGCCCGTCCGGGCGCGTGATACGGCGACTTGGACTCGCCCAGTTGACTTAGACGCCATGCAGGAGGCGGCTAGCGCGCTCGTTGGGTTGAATGATTTCGCGGCGTTTTGCAGGGCGAAACCCCACGCGACCACCATCCGCGACCTGCAGTCCTTTACCTGGCGTGACGCGTCAACCGATAAGGAACCGCAGCTGTACGAGGCGCACGTCACGGCCGATGCCTTTTGCTGGTCGATGGTGCGCTCCTTGGTGGGATGCTGCCTCGCCGTCGGGGAGGGCAAGCGTGATGTGGACTTTGCCGCCGCATTGCTGAAGGAGAGCCAGCGTAGCTCTAAGATTCCGGTGGCCGCGGCGGGCGGATTGTCCCTGGTGGGGGTGGATTACCCGGCCGATGATGAACTTGCCGCCCGCGCGGAGGCCACCCGCGGGCGCCGCGATGAGCTACAGGTTTAG
- a CDS encoding TIGR02611 family protein has translation MTSMRDAVHERVESFRDFHAGSKEGKYGFLVRPLTLLLGWTVFAAGILMIPLPGQGWLVTFLGVGILSLEVGWARRLLDWGVGIYDRFVAWFERQSAQARIALVATLILVIWLTFAAGAYVAWRLGGLDFLTGPLLHYGLTR, from the coding sequence ATGACTAGCATGCGCGACGCCGTACATGAGCGCGTGGAATCTTTCCGGGACTTCCACGCGGGTTCAAAGGAGGGCAAATACGGCTTCCTCGTGCGCCCGCTGACTCTGCTTCTAGGTTGGACGGTTTTCGCGGCGGGAATACTGATGATCCCCCTGCCCGGCCAGGGCTGGCTAGTGACCTTCTTGGGCGTGGGAATCTTGTCCCTTGAGGTTGGCTGGGCCCGCCGCTTACTCGATTGGGGAGTGGGGATCTATGACCGCTTCGTGGCCTGGTTCGAACGCCAGAGCGCCCAGGCCCGCATTGCCCTAGTCGCCACCCTCATCCTGGTTATTTGGTTGACCTTCGCGGCCGGCGCCTACGTTGCGTGGCGCCTGGGCGGGCTGGACTTTCTGACGGGTCCGCTGCTGCACTATGGGCTGACGCGCTAG
- the rplQ gene encoding 50S ribosomal protein L17, which translates to MPTPKKGARLGGSAKQQAHLLSNLAKSLFEHGAIKTTDAKAKMLRPYAEKLITKAKGGTLADRRAVLKVLPHKETVAYLFDELAPKFEGREGGYTRTIKLENRTGDNAPMSQISLVTEETVSTEATRATRVAASKEAEEAKAEEPKAEEAEEAQAEDTAVEETVEESKEEEK; encoded by the coding sequence ATGCCTACCCCTAAGAAGGGTGCCCGTCTCGGCGGCTCCGCTAAGCAGCAGGCTCACCTGCTGTCTAACCTGGCGAAGAGCCTCTTCGAGCACGGCGCTATCAAGACCACTGACGCTAAGGCGAAGATGCTTCGTCCTTACGCTGAGAAGCTCATCACCAAGGCCAAGGGCGGTACCCTGGCTGACCGTCGCGCGGTTCTCAAGGTTCTCCCGCACAAGGAGACCGTTGCTTACCTGTTCGACGAGCTTGCACCTAAGTTCGAGGGCCGTGAGGGTGGCTACACCCGCACCATCAAGCTCGAGAACCGCACCGGTGACAACGCTCCGATGTCCCAGATTTCCCTGGTGACGGAGGAGACCGTTTCCACCGAGGCTACCCGCGCCACCCGCGTGGCTGCGTCCAAGGAAGCCGAGGAGGCCAAGGCTGAGGAGCCTAAGGCCGAAGAGGCTGAGGAAGCACAGGCTGAGGACACCGCGGTTGAGGAGACCGTTGAGGAGTCCAAGGAAGAGGAGAAGTAA
- the map gene encoding type I methionyl aminopeptidase, protein MAFRRRSKRIPAKTPGELDAMQAAGEIVGKALQAVRAAAASGVSTLELDEVAEQVIRENGAIPAFKGYQGFPGSICSSVNDVIVHGIPSKETILADGDLVSIDCGAILDGWVGDSAWTFGIGRLDEKVQRLNEATEWVLMEGIKAMVPGNRLTDISYALEVATFAAEEKFGVELFIVDGYGGHGIGRAMHEEPYLANEGKPGRGPVIQEGSVLAIEPMLTLGTEDNEVLDDDWTVVTLDGSYSSHWEHTVAATSDGPRILTPRY, encoded by the coding sequence ATGGCTTTTCGACGCCGCAGTAAGCGCATCCCGGCTAAGACTCCGGGCGAACTAGACGCCATGCAGGCCGCGGGCGAGATTGTCGGCAAGGCCTTGCAAGCGGTCCGCGCTGCTGCGGCGTCTGGCGTATCCACACTAGAGCTTGACGAGGTAGCCGAGCAGGTCATCCGCGAGAATGGCGCCATCCCGGCATTCAAGGGGTACCAGGGATTCCCGGGTTCTATCTGCTCTTCCGTCAACGACGTGATTGTGCACGGGATACCGTCGAAGGAAACCATCCTGGCCGACGGGGACTTGGTCTCCATCGATTGCGGGGCAATCCTGGACGGCTGGGTGGGGGATTCGGCATGGACCTTCGGTATCGGCAGGCTCGATGAGAAGGTTCAGCGTTTGAATGAGGCCACCGAGTGGGTGCTGATGGAGGGGATAAAGGCCATGGTGCCCGGTAACCGCCTTACGGATATTTCCTACGCTTTAGAGGTGGCGACCTTTGCCGCCGAGGAAAAGTTTGGGGTGGAGCTATTCATCGTGGATGGTTACGGCGGGCATGGCATCGGACGCGCGATGCATGAGGAACCGTACCTAGCCAATGAGGGAAAACCCGGGCGCGGCCCGGTGATCCAGGAGGGATCAGTTCTGGCCATCGAGCCGATGCTCACCCTCGGCACGGAGGATAACGAGGTGCTCGATGACGATTGGACCGTGGTGACTTTAGATGGTTCTTATTCCTCGCACTGGGAACACACCGTCGCCGCCACCAGCGATGGCCCGCGCATCCTGACCCCGCGTTACTAG
- the rpsD gene encoding 30S ribosomal protein S4, whose product MARYTGPVTRKSRRLRVDLVGGDMAFERRPYPPGQAGRNRIKESEYLLQLQEKQKAKYTYGVLERQFRRYYAEANRLPGKTGDNLVILLESRLDNVIYRAGLANTRRQARQLVSHGHFTVNGKKINVPSFKVTQYDIIDVRDRSQKMEWFEEAQDRLAEAVVPAWLQVVPETLRILVHQLPERAQIDVPLQEQLIVELYSK is encoded by the coding sequence ATGGCTCGTTATACTGGCCCAGTAACCCGTAAGTCCCGCCGCCTCCGCGTCGACCTCGTCGGCGGAGATATGGCGTTTGAGCGCCGCCCATACCCACCGGGACAGGCTGGCCGCAACCGCATCAAGGAATCTGAGTACCTGCTGCAGCTCCAGGAGAAGCAGAAGGCTAAGTACACCTACGGTGTGCTTGAGCGTCAGTTCCGCCGCTACTACGCAGAGGCTAACCGTCTCCCAGGCAAGACCGGTGACAACCTGGTCATCCTGCTGGAGTCCCGCCTCGACAACGTGATCTACCGCGCTGGTCTGGCCAACACCCGTCGCCAGGCACGCCAGCTTGTTTCCCACGGTCACTTCACCGTGAACGGCAAGAAGATCAACGTTCCTTCCTTCAAGGTCACCCAGTACGACATTATCGACGTACGTGACCGTTCCCAGAAGATGGAATGGTTTGAAGAGGCTCAGGACCGCCTGGCCGAGGCCGTAGTACCGGCTTGGCTTCAGGTTGTTCCTGAGACCCTGCGCATCCTCGTGCACCAGCTGCCCGAGCGCGCTCAGATCGACGTTCCGCTGCAGGAGCAGCTCATCGTCGAGCTTTACTCGAAGTAA
- a CDS encoding adenylate kinase, producing the protein MRLVLLGPPGAGKGTQAAILSEKLGIPHISTGDLFRANIGEGTPLGLEAKSYIDAGKLVPTDVTARMVEDRLSQEDAQNGFLLDGFPRTVEQAEILKGLLEGKGEKLDGVVNFQVAEDVVVERMLARGRADDNEETIRTRLQVYRDETAPLIDHYGAEIINIEAEGTVEEINARTLEALGK; encoded by the coding sequence ATGCGACTCGTACTCCTCGGCCCTCCAGGTGCTGGCAAGGGCACTCAGGCAGCAATCCTCAGCGAAAAGCTGGGAATCCCACATATCTCCACCGGTGACCTGTTCCGCGCCAACATTGGTGAGGGCACCCCGTTGGGTCTCGAGGCCAAGTCTTACATCGATGCCGGCAAGCTCGTGCCTACCGACGTGACCGCGCGCATGGTTGAGGACCGTCTTTCCCAGGAGGATGCGCAAAACGGCTTCCTTCTGGACGGCTTCCCACGCACCGTCGAGCAGGCGGAGATTCTCAAGGGCCTGCTCGAGGGCAAGGGTGAGAAGCTTGACGGAGTGGTTAACTTCCAGGTGGCTGAGGACGTTGTTGTAGAGCGCATGCTGGCTCGCGGGCGCGCGGATGACAACGAAGAGACCATTCGCACCCGTCTGCAGGTATACCGCGATGAGACCGCGCCTCTCATCGACCACTACGGTGCGGAGATCATCAACATCGAGGCTGAGGGCACCGTTGAGGAAATCAACGCCCGCACCCTCGAGGCTCTGGGCAAGTAA
- the secY gene encoding preprotein translocase subunit SecY translates to MSAIFQAFKDADLRKKIIFTIVMIIAYRIGAQIPSPGVDYASIAGRLRDLTAEQGNLYSVINLFSGGALLQLSIFAIGIMPYITASIIVQLLTVVIPRFEQLKKEGQSGQTKMTQYTRYLTVALALLQSSGIVALADRQQLLGQGIEVLKADRSIWTLVVLVIVMTSGAVLVMWMGELITEKGIGNGMSLLIFAGIATRLPTDGAQILQNNGGVVFAMILAGAIVLVIGITFIEQGQRRIPVQYAKRMVGRRQYGGSSTYLPLKVNQAGVIPVIFASSLIYMPVLITQIVNSGNPVPPDNWWQRNVISWLQSPASWQYIVTFFVLTIFFAYFYVSVQYDPAEQADNMKRYGGFIPGIRPGRPTAEYLGFVMNRLLFVGAAYLGLIAILPNLLLDLGVGSGQGAGMTAFGGTAILILVSVALTTVKQIESQLLQSNYEGLLK, encoded by the coding sequence GTGTCCGCCATTTTTCAGGCTTTCAAGGACGCCGACTTACGCAAGAAGATCATCTTCACCATTGTGATGATCATTGCGTACCGCATCGGTGCTCAGATCCCTTCCCCGGGCGTGGACTACGCTTCCATCGCCGGGCGTCTGCGCGACCTGACTGCGGAGCAGGGCAACTTGTACTCCGTCATCAACCTCTTCTCGGGTGGCGCGTTGCTTCAGTTGTCCATCTTTGCCATTGGCATCATGCCGTATATTACGGCCTCCATCATTGTTCAGCTGCTGACCGTGGTCATTCCGCGCTTCGAGCAGCTAAAGAAGGAGGGCCAGTCCGGTCAGACCAAGATGACTCAGTACACCCGCTACCTCACGGTAGCGTTGGCACTGTTGCAGTCCTCCGGCATCGTGGCGCTGGCGGACCGCCAGCAGCTGCTGGGCCAGGGCATCGAGGTTCTCAAGGCTGACCGTTCCATCTGGACCTTGGTGGTCCTAGTTATCGTCATGACCTCCGGTGCTGTGCTGGTTATGTGGATGGGCGAACTGATTACCGAAAAGGGCATCGGCAACGGTATGTCCCTGCTGATCTTTGCTGGTATCGCTACCCGCCTGCCTACGGACGGCGCCCAGATCCTTCAGAACAACGGCGGCGTGGTCTTCGCGATGATTCTCGCCGGCGCCATCGTGTTGGTCATCGGTATTACATTCATCGAGCAGGGTCAGCGCCGCATCCCCGTGCAATACGCAAAGCGTATGGTTGGTCGCCGGCAGTATGGTGGGTCTTCCACCTACCTTCCGTTGAAGGTCAACCAGGCCGGCGTTATCCCGGTTATCTTCGCCTCCTCACTGATTTACATGCCGGTTCTTATCACCCAGATCGTTAATTCCGGCAACCCGGTGCCGCCGGACAATTGGTGGCAGCGCAATGTGATTTCCTGGCTGCAGTCCCCGGCGTCGTGGCAGTACATCGTCACATTTTTCGTGCTGACTATCTTCTTTGCATATTTTTATGTCTCGGTTCAGTACGATCCGGCAGAGCAAGCGGATAATATGAAGAGGTACGGCGGATTTATCCCAGGTATTCGTCCAGGCCGGCCAACGGCCGAGTACTTGGGCTTCGTGATGAATCGCCTGCTGTTCGTCGGTGCGGCCTACCTTGGCCTCATCGCAATCCTGCCTAACCTGCTCCTGGACCTGGGTGTGGGCAGTGGTCAGGGTGCCGGCATGACCGCTTTCGGCGGAACTGCAATCCTGATCCTGGTCTCGGTCGCGCTGACTACGGTTAAGCAGATCGAGTCCCAACTTCTGCAATCCAACTACGAAGGACTTCTTAAGTAA
- a CDS encoding L,D-transpeptidase — protein sequence MTKTWFSAVPVGARRAFVAFVAVLVMAISMMGSAPSAQAQQNPQIEQISSQLNSLSSDLSVEKLAARSRDDAWNLRNKWLSDLRKLNPQAETIIRPAIDNAMNAIFPGLKAEKQREERLAREAAARKLAAEQARERAIAEEAARRAEAERRRNSFNVGPCPRDAKVCVDIDGRRTWLQDGKGGVTYVAPAMAPGRPGQDTPRGTFYVNRKVKDEISYEFNNAPMPWAVYFTYNGHAFHQGDPSFMSAGCVRLPADAAQRFFNTLQIGDKVFIY from the coding sequence ATGACTAAAACCTGGTTTTCCGCTGTGCCAGTAGGGGCGCGTCGCGCGTTTGTAGCTTTCGTCGCCGTTCTGGTTATGGCTATCTCCATGATGGGCAGCGCCCCTAGCGCCCAGGCCCAGCAGAATCCGCAGATTGAGCAGATTTCCTCCCAGCTCAATTCCCTTAGCTCTGATTTGTCCGTCGAGAAGTTGGCGGCGCGTTCCCGCGATGACGCCTGGAACCTGCGCAACAAGTGGCTAAGCGATCTGCGCAAGCTCAACCCTCAGGCTGAGACCATCATCCGTCCCGCGATTGATAACGCGATGAACGCGATTTTCCCAGGCCTCAAGGCGGAAAAGCAGCGCGAGGAACGCTTGGCGCGTGAGGCCGCCGCGCGCAAGCTGGCTGCCGAGCAGGCGCGCGAGCGCGCTATTGCTGAGGAGGCCGCTCGCCGCGCGGAGGCGGAGCGCCGCCGCAACAGCTTTAACGTGGGCCCCTGCCCGCGAGACGCAAAGGTCTGCGTCGATATTGACGGCCGCCGCACCTGGCTGCAGGACGGCAAAGGTGGGGTAACCTACGTTGCACCTGCAATGGCCCCCGGCCGTCCGGGCCAGGACACGCCGCGCGGCACGTTCTACGTGAACCGCAAGGTTAAGGATGAGATCTCCTACGAGTTTAATAACGCCCCAATGCCATGGGCCGTCTACTTCACTTACAACGGCCACGCTTTCCACCAGGGAGACCCGTCCTTTATGTCTGCTGGTTGCGTTCGTCTTCCGGCCGATGCGGCGCAACGCTTCTTTAACACCCTGCAGATCGGTGACAAGGTCTTCATCTACTAA